TTCGCCGTGGTCGCCGTCACGGGGTGGGTCCGCACGATGGGCGCGGACGAGGCCGCCGTGCGCGTGGCGAGGGAGAGTGGGGAGCCGCGGCAGGAGGCGCGTGCGGTGCGGGTGGGCATGCCCGACTCCATTCGCGGCAGCACGGCCATGATCGCGATGGTGGGGAACGGGCAGGCATACCAGAGCCACTACCGGGGCGACAAGGAGCAGCCGCCGGTGAACGTGGTCTTCCTGGACGACCAGGGCGCCCGCCTGCTGCTGGACAGGCCCGCCTACATCGGCGAGGTGCGGTATCCACGCCCCCGTGATCCTTCGGCCAACGCATCGCAGGACTGGATTTCGTACCAAATGGCGATGGAGGACGGCAACGGCAACGGGCAGCTGGACGACCGCGACCCGCGCTGGCTGTACGTAACGGACCTGGAGGGCCGCAACCTTCGCCCCGTGATCCGGCCCCCGATGCGGCTGCTGGAGTACCATGCCATCGGGCCCGGCCGCATCCTGGTCTACGCGCTGGAGCCGCCGCAGGGACAGCAGGTGCCGGAAGAGCGCATGCGCCAGCGCGCGTTCGTCTACGAGACGGCCACGGGCAAACTGCTCCCCTTTACCGCGCTGGACGCCGCGACCGACCGCGCGGCGAGCATCCTGGCGCGCTGAACTTCATGAGGAGGTCCACGATGGCGAGGGCGACCTGGAACGGGGCGGTGATCGCGGAAAGCGATGCGTATGAGGTGGTGGAGGGCAACGTGTACTTTCCGCCCGGCGCGGTGCGGCACGAGCACCTGCGTCCCACCGAAACCCACACGTTCTGCGGGTGGAAGGGCACGGCCAGCTACTACAGCGTGGTGGTGGACGGGCAGGAGAACGTGGATGCTGCGTGGTACTACCCGGAACC
This window of the Longimicrobium sp. genome carries:
- a CDS encoding DUF427 domain-containing protein; this translates as MARATWNGAVIAESDAYEVVEGNVYFPPGAVRHEHLRPTETHTFCGWKGTASYYSVVVDGQENVDAAWYYPEPKDAAKNIAGHVAFWKGVVVEK